The Xylophilus rhododendri region GTAGGGCAGATTGCCCGCAACACGCAGCTTGGGCACCTCCATGCGGGCGGCCAGGGCGGTGAAGTCGACCTTCAGCACATCGGACTCGACCACGTCGAGCTGGCTGTGCAGGCGCAGGCGGATGGCCAGGTCGCGGTCGAGTTCGATCACCGTCAGGCGGCCCAGGCGCTCGACCAGGGGCTGGGTCAGCGCCGCCAGGCCCGGTCCGATCTCGACCATGGGCTGGCCGGGCTTCGGATCGATCGCATCGACGATGTCCTCGATGATGCCGCGGTCCGACAGGAAATGCTGGCCGAAGCGCTTGCGCGCGATGTGCTTCACTGCGGCACTTCTCGCAGTTCGACGTAGGCCCGGCCGCGCACTTCCTGCGCCCAGGTGGTGTAGGCCTCGTCGAGCTTCTTCTCGCGGGCGGCGGCACGCACCATGTCGCGCTGTTCGCGCTGGGTCAGGGTGTGCTTGCGGCGCTCCAGCAGCTGGATCAGGTGCACACCGAACCGGCTGACGATGGGGTCGCTGATCTGGCCGGGCTGCAGGGCCTCGATGGCTTCCTCGAACTCGGGCACGAACTGGCCGGGGTTGGCCCAGCCCAGGTCGCCGCCCTGCTTGGCGCTGCCGTCCACCGAGTTCTCGGTGGCCAGCACGGCGAAGTCGGCCTGGCCGTTGTTGACGCGGCGCTTGTAGTCGGCCAGGCGCTGGATGGCGGCGGCCTCGGTCAGCTGCGGCGTGGGGCGCAGCAGGATGTGGCGCGCGTGGTTCTGCATCACCTCGGTGGGAACGGCGCTGCCGTTGATCCGTTCCGCCACCTTCAGGATGTGGAAGCCGGCAGGCGAGCGGATCGGGCCGACGATGCCGCCGACCGGCAGGTCCTGGGTGGCTTCCAGGAACAGGTTCGGATAACGGTCGGCCGGACGCAGGCCCAGCAGGCCGCCGTTGCGGCCTTCGGGCGCGTCGGAGTTCTCGCGCGCCAGCACGGTGAAGTCGGCGCCGCCCTTGGCGCGGTCGGCGATGCCCTGGGCGCGTGCCTGCAGGCTGGCGATCTGCTGCGGCGTGGCGTTTTCCGGCACCAGCACCAGCACGTGCTGCAGGTTGATCTGCGCGGTCTCGGCGGCGTCGCCGCCCTGCTGGTCGCGGATGAACTGGTCGATGTCCTGGTCGGTCACCCGCACGCGGGATTCGACGTCGCGCTCGCGCAGGCGCAGCAGCGTCAGCTGGTTGCGCAGGTCGTGGCGGAAGCGGTCGAGCGAGATGCCGTCGGCGGCCATGCGGCGGTGCAGGCCGGCCAGGTCGGTGTTGTTCTGGCGGGCGACGTTCTCCTCGGCCTGGTCGACGGTGGCTTCGTCGATCTTGATGCCGGCCTCGGTGGCCTGCTGCAGCTGCGCCTTCTCGTTGATCAGGCGCGAGAGCACCTGGCGCAGCAGCTGGTCGCGCGGCGGCTGGGCGGCGCCCTGCTGCTGGATCTGCTGGGCGGTGCGGTCGGCCCGCATGTTGACTTCGCTGTTGGTGATCGGCTCGGAGTTGACGATGGCGACGATGTAGTCGGCCTGCTGCACCTGCGGCGCGGCCGCCGGCGGCGGCGTCAGGCTGCCCGGTGCCGTCAGGCTGTTGGACAGGCGCAGGCCCTGGGCGTTGGCGCCGGTCCCCAGCAGCGCGCAGAGCACGCCGATGGCCAGGGACAGGAAACGGGCATGGTGATTCTTCATGGTGGTGGACGCTCGTCCGTGACGATGGTTGATGGGCTGCCGCCGCAAGGCCGCGGCCACTTAGTCGTAGTTGCTGAACCGGCTCGGGGTGGCCACCTGTTCGTTGAGGAACTGGTAACGCGGGATGTTGCGACGCAACACTTCGAGGGGACTGGATCCGACTCGGGAGAAGCCGAAAAATTCGATCTGGAACAGCACGCGTTTGGTGGCGGTGGTGGTGCTGCTCTGCAGGCGTTCGAACACCACGCGGGCCACCCAGCAGTCGCCTTCGTACTCGACGCCGGCGACGGCATCGACGAGTTTGCTGTCGTACATACTGTAGTTCACCCGGCCGACGCTGTAGAAACGGCCCGGCCCCTGGCCCCGGCCGCGGCCCAGGTCTTCGCCGAAATCGCCCCAGAGGTCGTTGATCGGCCACTGCCAGCCGACGTCGATCAGTTCGCTGGTGCCGCGCTGCAGCCGGTAGGCGGCGCTGATCAGGCGGTAGTTGCTGGGGTTGTAGCGGCCGCCGACGCTGGAGCGGATCGAGCGGTCGGTCTTGGGGTTGTACTGGACGGTGGAGTCGAAGGCCCACTTCTCGGTCCAGTTGACCGAGCCGCCGACCATGATGTCGCTCAGGCGGTCGGTGGTGGGCGTCTCGCCCGGCAGGATGACGTTCTGGTCCTTGAAGCGCAGGCGCTGCGCGATGCCGAACTTGGCCGCCTCGGCGCCGGTGGCCGCGTCGATCAGGCGGCTGGTGACGCCGAGCGTCAGCAGGTTGTTGTCGGAGATGCGGTCGTTGCCGACGAAGGCGTTCTCGGTATAGATCGAGGCGAAGTTGAAGTCGCTGCGCGCCGTGTCGTAGTTGGGCAGGTTGTTCTGGTCGCGGAAGGGCGTGCGCACGTAGAAGGCGCGCGGCTCCAGGGTCTGGATCAGGCTGCGGCCGAGGAAGCTGGTGTCGCGCTCGTAGACCAGGCCGCTGTCCAGGCTGAAGGTGGGTACGGTGACCGAGGCCTGCGTCTGGTTGGTGGAAGCCAGGGCGTAGTCGAACTCGTAGTGGCGGCTGTGCAGCTGCACCTTGGGCGTGACGAACCAGCCGGGCGCCAGGAAGGGCCGGCTGATCTGGCCCAGCAGGTATTCGCGGCGCGCATTGGGCTGGTTGGTCAGCGCGGGGTTGGATTCGAACTGGGTGTAGTCGCCTTCGAGCGAGTAGTCGAAACCGTTGCTGTCGAGCTTGCTGTAGCGCGCCACCAGCTGCGGCAGGCGGTCGTAGGGCGGCACGATGGGCGAGCTGACGTCCTGCAGCACCTGCCACTTGAGCGAGCGGGCGTTGACGTAGAAGTCGCCCTTGCCCCAGGTCAGATTCAGGTCGGTGGGCAGCAGACGCTGAGTCAGCGAAGGACTGGTGCGCGGGAAGTCTTTCCAGTAGTTGTCGTCGCTCGCGCGGTTGATGTTGACGCCCACGCCGAGGTTGCCGATGGCCGGGATGCCGGTTTCCAGGGATCCGCTGTGGGTGGCCGCGATGCCCCAGCGGTCGTTGTTGTCGCGCAGCTTGTCCTCGGGCATGTAGTCGCCCCGGATCTGGCCGCGGTAGCCGTTCTCCAGGTAGCGGAACTCGCCGGCCAGGTCGATGCCGCGCTTGCTCAGCAGCGAGGGGTACAGCGTCGCATCGCGGTTGGGTGCGATGTTCCAGTAGTACGGCAGGATGGTCTCGACGCCGCTGGTGCTGTTGAGCCCGATCACCGGCGGCAGCAGGCCGGACTGGCGGGCTTCGGTCAGCGGGAAGGGCATCGAGGGGATGGCCGGCGTGCTCACGCCCTTGAAGCTCAGCACCGCGTCCTGCGCGATGCCCTGGCCGCTGCCCTGGTCCACCGCGATGGAGCGGGCGGTGATCATCCAGTCCGGCATCCAGCTCGGGCCCGGCCGGCGCTGGCAGGTGGTGTAGGTGACGTCGTGGATGACCATGTGCTGGTCGTCGATGAAGTCGATGCGCGAGGAGTCGCCGTAGGCCTTGGTGCCCAGGAAGCGGTAGCTGGCGCGGTTGAAGAAGCCCTGCATCGCATCGACCTGCAGTTCCAGCTGCGGGCCGGTGAAGACGTCGCCGGCGCGGTTGATGTAGACGTTGCCCAGGGCCTTGGCCAGGTCGTCGGGCTGGGTGTAGTCGAGCTGGTCGGCGCGGATCACCATGTCGGCGCGGCGCATCTCGGCGTTGCCTTCGACGGTGGTGCGGTAGTCGGTCTGGCCGACGGTGTGGTCGCCGGTCACGAAACTCGGCAGCCGGGGCCGTTCGGCCTCGGGGATCTTGTCGCGCAGCAGGGGTGTCCGGCGCAACATCAGGGGTGCGTCGGCCGCGGCGGCGTCGGCGGTCTGGGCCCAGGCCGCGGCGCCCTGCAGCAGGGTGGCGGCGATCAGGCTGCGACTGGCCCAGGCCGTGGCGCGCAGGGAGAACGAAGCGCGTGCCGCACGCAGCCGGGGCTTGGTGCGGGCGGACTGGGCAGATGTCGGGCTATGCATCGGAGCGGCAGGGCCGTGGCGTTTCAGGCGTACAGCAGGAAGAATCGGGAATCGGCGGGAAGCAGACGCGAAAGAACACGTCGACGGACGACGAAGCCGCCTGCGCGGACGGCTTTGTAGAATCGATTATCCATGACCCCAACCCAAACCCCGCCGGCATCGCCCGCCGCCATCGACTGGGCGGATCCGGCCCGGGCCGAGTCCTTCGCCCGCTGGCTGGCCGCCGTCGCCCCCGCCCACGGCCTGCTGCCGGCCAGCCTGCGGCCCGCCTCGGCCGACGCGAGTTTCCGCCGCTACTTCCGCATCGACGCCGCTGGCGAGCCCGCCGGCAGCGCCATCGTGATGGACGCCCCGCCGGACAAGGAAGACAGCCGCCCCTTCGTGCAGGTCGCCGAACTGATGGCGCAGGCCGGCGTGCATGCGCCGCGGGTGCTGGAGTGGGATCGTGAGCACGGCTTCCTGCTGCTCGACGACCTGGGCAGCCGCACCCTGCTCGAAACCCTGGATCCGGCCGACAGCGCAGCCGCCCTGCCCCGCTACCTGCAGGCGACCGAGGCGCTGATCGCCTGGCAGCTGTCCTCCCGCCCGGACGTGCTGCCGGTCTACGACGAGGCTCTGCTGCGCCGCGAACTGGCGCTGTTTCCGGACTGGTACCTGGGCCGCCACCGCGGTGTCGTGCTGGAGGGCCAGGAGGCCGCCACGCTGGCGTCGGCCTTCGACCAGATCGTGGCGCGCAACCTGGCCTCGCCCTCGGTCTTCGTGCACCGCGACTTCATGCCGCGCAACCTGATGGTGAACGACCGCGATCCCTCGGCGCCGCTGGGCGTGCTGGATTTCCAGGACGCGGTTTACGGCCCGATCACCTACGACATCGCCTGCCTGATGCGCGATGCCTTCCTGAGCTGGGACGAGGACATGGTGCTCGACGTCACCGTGCGCTACTGGCAGGCCGCGCGCAAGGCCGGGCTGCCGGTGGGCGACGATTTCGGCGCCTTCTACGCCGATGTCGAATGGATGGGCCTGCAGCGCCACCTGAAGGTGGCCGGCATCTTCGCCCGGCTGACGCTGCGCGACGGCAAACCCAAATACCTGGCCGACACGCCGCGTTTCCTGGCCTACATCCGGCGCACCTGCGACCGCTACCGCGCGCTCGGGCCGATGCTGAAGGTGCTGGACCGGATCGAGGGCACGGAGGCGGCCACCGGCTTCGCCTTCGGCCGCGTCTGAGTCCGCGGCCCATGCCACGCATCTTCTGCCCGCAGCCGCTGGCCAGCGGCGCCGCCTTCGACCTGCCGCCCGGCCCGGCCCGCCATGTGCAGGTGCTGCGCCTGCAGCCCGGCGACACCATCACCCTCTTCGACGGCCGCGGCGGCGAATACGAGGCCACGGTGCGGCGCATGGGCCGCAGCGACGTGGGCATCGAGGTCGGCAGCTTCGACCCGGTCGAACGCGAGGCGCCGCGCACCAT contains the following coding sequences:
- a CDS encoding peptidylprolyl isomerase encodes the protein MKNHHARFLSLAIGVLCALLGTGANAQGLRLSNSLTAPGSLTPPPAAAPQVQQADYIVAIVNSEPITNSEVNMRADRTAQQIQQQGAAQPPRDQLLRQVLSRLINEKAQLQQATEAGIKIDEATVDQAEENVARQNNTDLAGLHRRMAADGISLDRFRHDLRNQLTLLRLRERDVESRVRVTDQDIDQFIRDQQGGDAAETAQINLQHVLVLVPENATPQQIASLQARAQGIADRAKGGADFTVLARENSDAPEGRNGGLLGLRPADRYPNLFLEATQDLPVGGIVGPIRSPAGFHILKVAERINGSAVPTEVMQNHARHILLRPTPQLTEAAAIQRLADYKRRVNNGQADFAVLATENSVDGSAKQGGDLGWANPGQFVPEFEEAIEALQPGQISDPIVSRFGVHLIQLLERRKHTLTQREQRDMVRAAAREKKLDEAYTTWAQEVRGRAYVELREVPQ
- a CDS encoding LPS-assembly protein LptD — protein: MHSPTSAQSARTKPRLRAARASFSLRATAWASRSLIAATLLQGAAAWAQTADAAAADAPLMLRRTPLLRDKIPEAERPRLPSFVTGDHTVGQTDYRTTVEGNAEMRRADMVIRADQLDYTQPDDLAKALGNVYINRAGDVFTGPQLELQVDAMQGFFNRASYRFLGTKAYGDSSRIDFIDDQHMVIHDVTYTTCQRRPGPSWMPDWMITARSIAVDQGSGQGIAQDAVLSFKGVSTPAIPSMPFPLTEARQSGLLPPVIGLNSTSGVETILPYYWNIAPNRDATLYPSLLSKRGIDLAGEFRYLENGYRGQIRGDYMPEDKLRDNNDRWGIAATHSGSLETGIPAIGNLGVGVNINRASDDNYWKDFPRTSPSLTQRLLPTDLNLTWGKGDFYVNARSLKWQVLQDVSSPIVPPYDRLPQLVARYSKLDSNGFDYSLEGDYTQFESNPALTNQPNARREYLLGQISRPFLAPGWFVTPKVQLHSRHYEFDYALASTNQTQASVTVPTFSLDSGLVYERDTSFLGRSLIQTLEPRAFYVRTPFRDQNNLPNYDTARSDFNFASIYTENAFVGNDRISDNNLLTLGVTSRLIDAATGAEAAKFGIAQRLRFKDQNVILPGETPTTDRLSDIMVGGSVNWTEKWAFDSTVQYNPKTDRSIRSSVGGRYNPSNYRLISAAYRLQRGTSELIDVGWQWPINDLWGDFGEDLGRGRGQGPGRFYSVGRVNYSMYDSKLVDAVAGVEYEGDCWVARVVFERLQSSTTTATKRVLFQIEFFGFSRVGSSPLEVLRRNIPRYQFLNEQVATPSRFSNYD
- a CDS encoding aminoglycoside phosphotransferase family protein, whose translation is MTPTQTPPASPAAIDWADPARAESFARWLAAVAPAHGLLPASLRPASADASFRRYFRIDAAGEPAGSAIVMDAPPDKEDSRPFVQVAELMAQAGVHAPRVLEWDREHGFLLLDDLGSRTLLETLDPADSAAALPRYLQATEALIAWQLSSRPDVLPVYDEALLRRELALFPDWYLGRHRGVVLEGQEAATLASAFDQIVARNLASPSVFVHRDFMPRNLMVNDRDPSAPLGVLDFQDAVYGPITYDIACLMRDAFLSWDEDMVLDVTVRYWQAARKAGLPVGDDFGAFYADVEWMGLQRHLKVAGIFARLTLRDGKPKYLADTPRFLAYIRRTCDRYRALGPMLKVLDRIEGTEAATGFAFGRV